Within the Glycine soja cultivar W05 chromosome 3, ASM419377v2, whole genome shotgun sequence genome, the region AGTGATCCATTTGTCTTGGTGTTGGATTTGCAAGCCTTCTACCTCGTCTTGTAGGAGAAGAGTGAGGAAGCCATAATCGGAGTGAGGGGGTATCCCAAGTGTAAGGTCTGGTTGAGGGCATGCTGGGTAGAAATTGGCTACCATCATTTGGCTCCCATTTTCAAAGTCTTTCAGAATATTGTCTTCCATGATTCCTAAGCTCTCTAGGATGGCATCCATTACCACCAGGAACAAATGTTTGGTTTCTTCTGCGTAGGTGCCCACCACTTTcctggttttaaataaaaattaaaattatgtatgTATGAAAGCCAGCACTTGCATGACAGGCTGTAATTAAAATAACAGTATTCTCACAatactttttctctctctatttctCTCCAATATtgcatcatttattttattttttacggtccaaattattatcattatataaTTAGTGAAAACTGAAAACCAATATTGTTGCTTTTGGAccatatttttataacaaaattcagtgataatttgataatttacaagatattaaaagtaaacaatcttgttttttttccctattttgatcagttgttttaaaaaagaatttttatttatctatcatttaaaagtttaaaataacattaaattacaACTTTTTCAATTATGTTCTTAATTAtagatagtttttaaaattttaaaatgacatgAATTACAATAACAAAGGAAATGTTAGAGaaataaataacaacaaaaattaattcaaattaaagagAGATAATTATAAATGgtaaataacataacaaaatacgaaaatgattattatatttcttaatttgtgtATCATATATCTTAATaatcaacaaataaaaagaaaaaatgaacttTTTTCCTAAACAACATATACAGAAAATGTAGTTGTCCACTCAAATATTAGAGAGGGGGAGGGggttaaattaatgaaattacttaattaaatatAGTTATGATTCTATCTAATGAATTGAGGTGAGCCTTGGCTTGCTTGCAGTAGTACTCCACAACTCACCGAAAGTCCACTGGTGAAGCAGGCCAATGGGGGAGGAAATCTGGTAAGGGATGGCACAGAAGTTTCAAGAAATCCCTCCAACACAACACAGTGTCTTTGGTTTGGCTGAAGCTGGTCCCACATCGAACCGGTGCTCGCATATCAGTTGTCATGTACTTAGCTCTCTCCTCTAAAGGGAGATCGAAGAACCTACCACTCACATCTATCATGCTCCTCACAACATCCTCCAACATGCAATGATTTACCAGCTGCACGCAAAAAACTTCAATCACATCATTTTCTAATTCTTCACAGAATGATTAATTTCGATTCCCTCAAAATCTAATTAAGGTTCtttgaatatataatatatgtatgtaGCTTCACATTCATGCACGAGGCTCCACTTTGTTTCATATCATATACTTACATAGGTAACATTAAGTGAATGCGTtagacattttaaatttaatattatatatatatcagtcCATGCACCAAACACTTAATTAATTACCTGGAAAAATCCATACTGTTGACAAGCATTGGCTAGGGATTGAAGGACTTGGGGCCTATTTGGACCAAGCAATTCGGCAAAATCAATGATGGGTAACTGAAGATTTTGCTTCACAACATTTGTATCTTCCACACTACTCTTGGTGGGTCTTTCGGAAACAGGAAGTATGTAATTTTTAGGTACTGCATTAAGATGACCTTTCTCACACAACTGCTTCACTCCTTTCTGATATTGACTTTCTGGGATATCATCCTTGCCCTTTTGCTCATTTAGTGCCATTGCAGGAGATCTATAAATAGGCTCTGATAAATGTTAAGTATTAGCATGTGaaagtaaattatataaaacatcGATATATATAAATGGAGACAAAAACAAACACTACATACTTAATTTTATGCAATTATATAACCAATTAAggcttttgtttatatatatatatatatatatatatatatatatatatatatatgcatgtaatCTTGTGCCTGTGGGTGTTGGGAGAGATCAAAATATAATGTGATCTTCTCTTTAATTGGAAAAATTAGAAAGATGAGAATAAATTGAGTTGCTAATGCTAACAGCTACCTTGGTTGAGAAATAGGTAGTATATAATGAGGGTTAGAAGGAGAGAAACTGAAAATAAGCATGAATATGAAGTGTTATTGTTATCAAAATTTTGATGTATATATAgtgaagggaagaaggaaaaGTGGGGCAGGAGCAGCAAGTTTTGAAGAAACCGGTTTGAGAGTTCTGAATTGAACCGGACGACTAATTCCATTCCATTCCAAGTTTATTAACAATACCGTTGACAAAAGCTCAGTCAGACCACGGGGGAGGACAGATAATAAGAGCCCATCCATGCAAATTGCTAAAGTGTCTCTTTCTTGGCTTAGCACCTACTACCTCTCTCGATCGGTCTCTCcttgtgtttttattattattagtttgattttgtttgttttcattattataaagtgtcaagaatttaatttaagaaatagTCATTATAGAAACTCATCATGTATATAGATATATACGTACTAGTATATATAGCTGACTTTTGGTGTGCATATTATTAATTTGGGTAATAATACCGGTACACCTCTTTTAGCGCATAGggtaagaagaagaaagagattagaaaaaagaaaataatagacataataaattatagaatggaaaataaaaaatgaaatagaaaaaacaaataaatgtgcATGGTTATATTTATTCTAATAATATATCACTTCTCTACATGAAACTAAATTCATATCCTATGAATAAGATTATATGTTCTaagtattgaaaataaaaaaaataaattttactaattaaagttaattaattaattttttttgacaaataattattaagaaaGTCAAAAGATACTTATATATCCTTTATCATTGGATCAAACCCAATTAATTAACAACGGTTATATCATCTTATCTCacgtgattttattttaattttagtatttatgTAATTCGACTAGAGAAATTATGTATCCTCTGATCGTAATTGGATTAAGTCACCTAACTATACCAGACTCCATTCAATATATTGATATACTTAACTAATTACGCCCTTAAGTAATCATACCTTAATATATCCTATCaaatcttaattaatataaCTTGTCACATCTCATCATAACTTACTTTTGGAAATTAAAGAGATATTTCATCATATCATATTTCTTTAATGTTTTGAGCAGATTACCTCTAACTCTAATCTTATTTGAGAAAGTTCATCCCTAAACAACTTTGTACTGATAACTgactcaaaatatatttattctattaaaatattttttggtgtACTTGTTTTTTTAATGGCAGTCTCTTTTCCCACTTTTTCCATCCGATTTGGCTAAAGTCAGTTAAGTATAGCAGCCTTCATTTCATTATCATGCCTTTTCTCATAATAACTTCGTTTGTTTTTGAATTCAGTCTCGttcttcttctagtaattcATTTTTGATGGCTACGGGCTGTTTACATGCCTGCCTGCTAgctataataaataattgaaaatccAAATCTTTACTCCGTACGGGAATTTACTTTCTACGTCATGTTTAAACCTTTTGTAGCTCAAAATATACACACAATAATACACATGTTTCGCAGCTGAGGCAGCTTTTATTAGCACGCCAGCCAGATATATCTACTCTCGATTATTAATGGGTAAATAGTGTTTTCGGTTTTCCATTCTTAATAtcctttcttcatctgtttGAACGATGATTTTGATGACTCCGATATCCTTTTCAAGTTATATCTTCTAATTAATAACGATCACAAGCTTCACCTGGTTAatggttattaattaattttactcatTCTTTTGTCTGCTGAGGGATCTccattgtttttattattttgttaaaaggGTTGCACGTTTTAAATTACAGTAAATTTGGCTAGTGCCTTAATTAGACTGGACTGCTTCGAGAAGCTTTGATAGTTGTTTAGTTCGttagtttcaaaatttaatctcCCTGTTCTCAAATACGTTTAACCCAATACTACTTAACATATTCTGTTTGGAAGGCACGAAAGTAGAAGAATAGAAAGGGAGAGAAGgaaaacaatcaattttatttactttttttcataGTTTAATTTGGTATATCacttagaagaagaaaagagggaaaaattgtaatagtcatttttaatcattttcaaattaacacgaaaaacaacttatataattaaaagactgaatttatctttatatattatactttttaattagtcatgtttacattattttacatatatatttaactttttttcttttatttttttttgttttaaatcacaTGTATTCTTCATTGGAAGAGTCAATTTTATTTGGTAGGATAATTATGCACAACAAAATTATTCTTTCAAAGTATTGTACTTAATCATATGTTAGTTGATCTACATGCATGTTTggtgagtttttcttttctttcttatcaaatagcttacaaaatcattttactttttatctaTGTTTTTCATTTCCCCTCTCTTTCTTACTTTCTTTGTATTTAGAACATAATTTATGGCCTCAAACTAATTTGTATACTAGagattaaaaacacaatttataaaaaaagttatatgtgACTATATCGTTAGATTTATTAATGATGTGACGAGCCattatcatataaattattattacatcATCAATTAACACTATTACATGATAGTAAGaataaaacaaccaaaaaaatacaagaactaaaaggatgaaaaataagatACTTTATAAAgaccaaattattatttatgccTAAAAAGTTTTAATAAAACTTGTAACAAATAActaataacatttaaaaataacaaattacacTAATACTTTTGGAGCTTTTTTCAAATTACACTAACTCTCTTtatgttaatttgaaaatattatgcTGACACTCATATATTGTTAACTAACACCCctttaatgtttaaaaatattatactggctcattcttatatattataataacaatttcTACAAGgaaggtttttataattattaaaaaaataaaagtgtttgtGTAATTTCTCAAAATCCCAATAGTGATTAatgtaatttactttttaaaaaatgtttactgACTCATTCGGTAACATTAATTTGGAGAATATTTTTGCTTAAGGCTTGCTcggtttaaatatttgaatttattgatgctgattttttaagtaaataatatttaaaaattaatttatgttttgaaataatatttataagattatttaaaaactagttttaataaaattataaatcttaTAGTTAGAATTAATTGtacttattgaaaaaaattataaagaatcaTGTTTATTACTTTGTATAgtgaattaatttgaaattcaaaaagtTACCCAAACGTTCGTGCTTATTACGGTTCGAACGTgattttgaaagaaaacaaaataagcaTGCTATTATTAGTTAGTAATATAACTAAACTGGAAGATGAATATTCACAAAGTTATCGTTTGATGATTAATTGCATGCTATTATTAGTTAGTAATATAACTAAACTGGAAGATGAATATTCACAAAGTTATCGTTTGATGATTAATTAGTTGAATATAAAAGTTGTTCTcttgaaatatatattatcgCTCACATATGAATGGAAGTAGCACCGCCAAAATGAATTGCAATTCACCAATTGTTTGTTACAAAACACAACCTATTGTTGTTACATTACTCGTCCTCTATTATTTGGAATCTATTTGAAACTACTTATGCTACGTATAAATTGTCTGTCGTCGTGCTTACGGATTTATTCAGCCCTTTGCATTCTATatgtatatattctttttttcctaGTTTTTTCCTTGCAATTATTTTCATTGGAAAACGCTAAATGTACACCCTTAGAATGTGGTGTAtgagtgaaagaaagaaaaagatgaagagagaaaataaaagaagaaaaagaaactaattaatgtaaaaaaaatgatgtagtgaactaataaagaaataaattaaaaaaaacggAAGACAAATTACGTACAATAATAtccatttttagttttagtttttcttttaatacgCATTTCATTCACTTCACTTCTGGCTAGCTAGTCAAtcgtgtgtgtgtatatatatatatatattattttacggAGTGAATGTCCTTTGTGATCTATCGATcatttggaataaaaaaagagaCCACTGCTAAAGTTAATTAACCTCTCATCACACTCGGTTAGAGTATGATTGTACagtaaatttctcatttttaaattCGTTTTCCGTTTACAGCAAGGTTAAATTGAAttcaaaaaaactaattaatttattgccctatatcttataaaaaaaatagaacttatatttgtcaaaaaaacaaatcttatattttctaattagaCTAGGCAAGcactgacaaaaaaaattaaatatgtaattagTTGGCGAACAAACGTGGATActctcattttaaaattatatatagattATGATACTATCATGTAGTAATTTAGAAGAGAAATAAATCCATAAATATACGTTGGGATTTAGTATTTTCAAGTTTCAAAGTTGCGTGCTGTGTATTTGGATGGAAGAAGAATTGACGAGGGGATAATAGACTCATTGTTTGAACAAACTCACTCAAAATAATTCTGAGTTTGAATACTGTGTAATTAAGGAGGAAGGTTCCTAGACATCCCTGAGTTGTTTCGccgataattaattaataatcataattaattattaaaatttgataaaaataggTTTGAGATGTTAGGATGACATCAAAGACAATTACTTAACACCAAAAGCTGACCATAAAAAAGATCCCTACAATATATTTTAGAACTACCCCTGTGAATATACATTCAACCAACAACATGTCATATGCCACTGTAGCTAACCCGAGAGTCCACCCTCACTCACCATCACAGTTTTTCAATATAGTTTTACGATTTACAGAagttcttataaattaaaacttatattgctatatattttttaaaacttatcaaTAATACCTATTATATGGATCTggtaaagaatttaattttttaatttttggattcGATCGAAATtttaggatgaaaaaaaaagttacaaaatttTACACCAATTAATTTACTTGATTCAAATTAATCAGCAtctaaattaacttttaaatattaactattgaggcttaaaaaagagaaaagaacaaCTTCATAGATATGTCTAAACGCATATATACATGCAtggaaataaaactaaaattaatcaaCCTATCAATTCAAAATAGATTAATCAAATTTCTTATATTAAATTGA harbors:
- the LOC114405292 gene encoding protein DMR6-LIKE OXYGENASE 1-like; protein product: MELVVRFNSELSNRFLQNLLLLPHFSFFPSLYIHQNFDNNNTSYSCLFSVSLLLTLIIYYLFLNQEPIYRSPAMALNEQKGKDDIPESQYQKGVKQLCEKGHLNAVPKNYILPVSERPTKSSVEDTNVVKQNLQLPIIDFAELLGPNRPQVLQSLANACQQYGFFQLVNHCMLEDVVRSMIDVSGRFFDLPLEERAKYMTTDMRAPVRCGTSFSQTKDTVLCWRDFLKLLCHPLPDFLPHWPASPVDFRKVVGTYAEETKHLFLVVMDAILESLGIMEDNILKDFENGSQMMVANFYPACPQPDLTLGIPPHSDYGFLTLLLQDEVEGLQIQHQDKWITVQPIPNAFVVNVGDHLEIYSNGKYKSVLHRVVVNEAKSRVSVASLHSLPFNCTVRPSPKLVDEANPKRYMDTDFRTFLAYVSSREPKKKDFLESRKVALN